Proteins encoded within one genomic window of Rhinolophus sinicus isolate RSC01 linkage group LG14, ASM3656204v1, whole genome shotgun sequence:
- the EXTL2 gene encoding exostosin-like 2 isoform X1, with amino-acid sequence MRCFHICKLPGRVMGIRVLRFSLVVVLVLLLVAGALTTLLPNVREDKMPTSRREIKSQSKSTLDSFTLIMQTYNRTDLLLRLLNHYQAVPHLHKVIVVWNNVGEKGPEELWNSLGPHPVPVIFKPQTTNRMRNRLQVFPELETSAVLMVDDDMLISAQDLVFAFSVWQQFPDQIVGFVPRKHVSTSSGIYSYGGFELHTPGFGDGDQYSVVLIGASFFNSKYLELFQRQPAAVHALIDETQNCDDIAMNFIIAKHTGKTSGIFVKPVNMGNLEKETTGGHAGMWHRAEHFLQRSYCINKLVNIYDGMPLKYSNIMISQFGFPYANHKSKM; translated from the exons ATGAG GTGTTTCCACATCTGCAAACTTCCTGGCAGAGTGATGGGAATTCGAGTGCTTCGCTTCTCTTTGGTGGTCGTCCTTGTGTTACTATTGGTAGCTGGGGCTTTGACCACTTTACTTCCTAATGTCAGAGAAGACAAGATGCCCACATCACGCAGGGAAATAAAATCCCAAAGCAAGTCCACCCTGGATTCCTTTACTCTCATCATGCAGACGTACAACAGAACGGATCTCTTACTGAGACTTTTAAATCATTATCAGGCAGTACCACATCTGCACAAAGTGATTGTGGTGTGGAACAATGTTGGGGAGAAGGGACCAGAGGAGCTATGGAATTCTCTGGGGCCTCACCCTGTCCCTGTGATCTTCAAACCGCAGACAACAAACAGAATGAGAAATCGGCTGCAGGTCTTTCCTGAGCTGGAGACTAGTG cagTGTTAATGGTAGACGATGACATGCTAATTAGCGCCCAGGACCTTGTTTTTGCTTTCTCAGTTTGGCAG CAATTTCCTGATCAGATTGTAGGATTTGTTCCTAGAAAGCATGTCTCAACTTCATCAGGTATCTATAGTTATGGAGGTTTTGAACTGCACACACCAGGCTTTGGAGATGGTGACCAGTACTCTGTGGTGCTGATTGGAGCCTCATTCTTCAATAGCAAATACCTTGAACTCTTTCAGAGGCAACCTGCAGCCGTCCATGCTTTGATAGATGAAACGCAAAACTGTGATGATATTGCCATGAACTTTATCATTGCCAAGCACACTGGGAAGACTTCAGGGATATTTGTGAAACCTGTAAACATGggcaatttagaaaaagaaaccacCGGTGGCCATGCTGGAATGTGGCATCGAGCTGAGCACTTTCTGCAGAGGTCTTACTGTATCAATAAGCTTGTTAATATCTATGATGGCATGCCCTTAAAGTACTCCAACATAATGATCTCTCAGTTTGGTTTTCCATATGCCAACCACAAAAGTAAAATGTGA
- the EXTL2 gene encoding exostosin-like 2 isoform X2 — protein sequence MRCFHICKLPGRVMGIRVLRFSLVVVLVLLLVAGALTTLLPNVREDKMPTSRREIKSQSKSTLDSFTLIMQTYNRTDLLLRLLNHYQAVPHLHKVIVVWNNVGEKGPEELWNSLGPHPVPVIFKPQTTNRMRNRLQVFPELETSAVLMVDDDMLISAQDLVFAFSVWQVMHMVRLL from the exons ATGAG GTGTTTCCACATCTGCAAACTTCCTGGCAGAGTGATGGGAATTCGAGTGCTTCGCTTCTCTTTGGTGGTCGTCCTTGTGTTACTATTGGTAGCTGGGGCTTTGACCACTTTACTTCCTAATGTCAGAGAAGACAAGATGCCCACATCACGCAGGGAAATAAAATCCCAAAGCAAGTCCACCCTGGATTCCTTTACTCTCATCATGCAGACGTACAACAGAACGGATCTCTTACTGAGACTTTTAAATCATTATCAGGCAGTACCACATCTGCACAAAGTGATTGTGGTGTGGAACAATGTTGGGGAGAAGGGACCAGAGGAGCTATGGAATTCTCTGGGGCCTCACCCTGTCCCTGTGATCTTCAAACCGCAGACAACAAACAGAATGAGAAATCGGCTGCAGGTCTTTCCTGAGCTGGAGACTAGTG cagTGTTAATGGTAGACGATGACATGCTAATTAGCGCCCAGGACCTTGTTTTTGCTTTCTCAGTTTGGCAG GTTATGCACATGGTACGTCTTCTCTGA
- the EXTL2 gene encoding exostosin-like 2 isoform X3, giving the protein MRCFHICKLPGRVMGIRVLRFSLVVVLVLLLVAGALTTLLPNVREDKMPTSRREIKSQSKSTLDSFTLIMQTYNRTDLLLRLLNHYQAVPHLHKVIVVWNNVGEKGPEELWNSLGPHPVPVIFKPQTTNRMRNRLQVFPELETSAVLMVDDDMLISAQDLVFAFSVWQDQRT; this is encoded by the exons ATGAG GTGTTTCCACATCTGCAAACTTCCTGGCAGAGTGATGGGAATTCGAGTGCTTCGCTTCTCTTTGGTGGTCGTCCTTGTGTTACTATTGGTAGCTGGGGCTTTGACCACTTTACTTCCTAATGTCAGAGAAGACAAGATGCCCACATCACGCAGGGAAATAAAATCCCAAAGCAAGTCCACCCTGGATTCCTTTACTCTCATCATGCAGACGTACAACAGAACGGATCTCTTACTGAGACTTTTAAATCATTATCAGGCAGTACCACATCTGCACAAAGTGATTGTGGTGTGGAACAATGTTGGGGAGAAGGGACCAGAGGAGCTATGGAATTCTCTGGGGCCTCACCCTGTCCCTGTGATCTTCAAACCGCAGACAACAAACAGAATGAGAAATCGGCTGCAGGTCTTTCCTGAGCTGGAGACTAGTG cagTGTTAATGGTAGACGATGACATGCTAATTAGCGCCCAGGACCTTGTTTTTGCTTTCTCAGTTTGGCAG